In Camelina sativa cultivar DH55 chromosome 13, Cs, whole genome shotgun sequence, the genomic window GCAATGACAATGTCATTAATTATGTGTTAATTTGACCGTTTTAAATTCTGTTCAAATAGTTACAGTATgtgttaattaacaaaaatatatggtttaTTCAAGTCTCTCTAGTCATTTTATGTTGGGTTCAAGTGTTNAGTGGAGCACGAAGTCCAGAAACAAAATTCTTCAGGAAGACATAAAATTCATCTTTCAATAGAAGCAGCTTACACCAACTGTATAGAAAAGCAATTCCAGGCGTCCACTAATACAAGAGATAGAGATGGATATATACCTTATCTCGTACTCAACCTCAGGAAGGAGCTTCCAATTCTTTAAGCTGCAAAGAAataaatcaaaggaaaaaaaaaaagaaaatcaaatccacagaaaccaaaaaagaactCTTGGTATGTATGCAGTATGCCTCTTTACCAGTCCTCTAACCACCGGTGGTTCACTACTTTAATCTTCTTCATCCGCTTGGCTAGCTCATACTTTTCTCCTGCACAGAAAGAATGAAATGTTGGTTCCCCACCTCACCAAAAACACTAGCTTAGGGGAAAGTAGAAGAATgtagtgagtgagtgagtgagtgtgtGATAACGCACCCTCAAACTTGTAGCATATAAGATGGGTGACTCGGTTTGCAACCAAGGGCTTAGAGAAGTTCCCACCCATCAAATCAACCATTGCCTGtataaacagaagaaacaaaagtctcatcataaaaaaaaaaaataataccaaaattattataacaagaTGAACAGAGAGAAAAGGCAAAGCGCACACACACCATAATGTCTTCTCTATCTTGACCTTGGTACCCGGTCAAGCACACAACTAAGGTTTTGGAACCTGGAACCCCATTCAAATCTCTAAGAGGCTTATACAAAACCGAATTGGCATGAACAAGCATTCCAGTGTCGAAGCTGTGACCAACCCATGACCCTGTGACAACCACCTTCCCGCTGCTTCGAGCAGCTACGCAAATCGGATCATCCTATGTGTGTATTATGTAGGAAAGAAttgtcataataataataataataataatatataaataaaaagaaaagagaaagagagtaagAAAATGAGATGACTAACATAAACAAGCTTATCTACGATGAGGTGAGTACAGGATTGAGAGCATTGGCCAACATCAACGCCACCACCACTCACAAGCTTGGACCGTAACTGTTATGGGTAAAAAAATTAACCACACAacacagagacagagagactcaacaaaatcagaaaccctttaatgaaagaaaaacaaaaaacaaaaaatccgaATTTGAAGATACATACCGAGTTCCCATGGGTGGGATTGAATCCAACGAGAGCGAATCGAACACCCAAAAACGTCTTCGGATTAAAACCCGATTCctgcattttctttttcttttttcttttaatggaaaaattagggtttcatcTGGGTGGAGAAGATCGAAACTTGGGGTTTAttccaaatgattttttttttttataaaaaacccCAGATTTGAACAGAGAAGATTGACTTAAATCAgaagtagaaaacaaaaacaaaaacagagatttcttcgtttttttttttttgaaagggggaaaaaaaattgggaattttgcagagagagagagagagagccgtCTCGGGGAAGATTTTAGAACTTcgaagagtgtttttttttttctgtaaggAAGAAAGGAAGGAAGCGGGGGCCGGGGGGgaaattgaaaaaattgaaaaacttttatttattttttaattaaattggcTGAAGCGGTCTGGCGGGATAAACAAATCGACGTGGCGGCGCCATCCCTCCACCGTTTTGTAAAAAGCTAGGTTCGgtttaattcaaaattgtaattcgtttggtttttgttgggtttggaCCAATTAATTGATGTCAAAACATACAAATCAAAGTTTCACCTACAAAATTGAAGTCGAGAG contains:
- the LOC104738515 gene encoding BRCT domain-containing protein At4g02110-like, with the translated sequence MQESGFNPKTFLGVRFALVGFNPTHGNSLRSKLVSGGGVDVGQCSQSCTHLIVDKLVYDDPICVAARSSGKVVVTGSWVGHSFDTGMLVHANSVLYKPLRDLNGVPGSKTLVVCLTGYQGQDREDIMAMVDLMGGNFSKPLVANRVTHLICYKFEGEKYELAKRMKKIKVVNHRWLEDCLKNWKLLPEVEYEIRYISISISCISGRLELLFYTVGVSCFY